From Zea mays cultivar B73 chromosome 3, Zm-B73-REFERENCE-NAM-5.0, whole genome shotgun sequence:
AAGATTTAGAAAAAAGGAGGCAAAATACATGCGCCTACGAAGGCATAAAATGGGCGTTGATGACTTTGAATTGCTCACCATTATTAGGAGAGGTGCGTTTGGGGAGGTAACAAATATTTGAGTCATCCTCTTTGATACAATATATAGTTGGGTGTTCTGTAATGAACAACAATTTACTCAATACTTCGAGAGATCTTAGTTTTCTTGTGAAATACATGCAGGTCTCTAAAGAGACAATGTCTGTTTTCTGTGTCTGCCTGCAACTTACCCCATTATAATATTTTGCAGGTGAGACTTTGTAGAGAAAAAACTACATCCAATGTGTATGCAATGAAATAGCTTAAGAAGTCCGAAATGTTACGAAGAGGGAAGGTATTCCATGATGTTTACTCCTGCAAGGAGACTATGTATCCCTCCAAAAAAAAGTTGTCACCGTTTCATTGTTTTGCTTCCATGTACTATTTAGCTTCCAGAGATGCATGTATATATATCTCAAGAACTGCTACTAGAGCACTAAAATGTTGAAAACAATTATTATGGTGGTGGACATAATACAGCTAAAGACATGTTCATCTATTATCATTGTTCACATATTTTCCAAAAATAGTATTTACTACTTTCAAATTCATCTAACCATACAGTCTGATTATATCCCTTCTAGATGAAAAAAATTCTAACATTCGTAGAGGTTTCCTGCATGTCATGATTCTGAATGCTTCCTCTTCTGTCTCTCCAGCATATATATATTTGGAGCCATTCTGCCTGCTTTTATGGTCGCAGGACTTTACTTCTTTGATCACAGCGTAGATTCACAGTTGGCACAGCAAAAAGAGTATAATTTGTAGAAGCCTTCTGCCTACCACTATAACATTTTGGTCCTTGGATTCGTGGTATGTGGCACATGAGTCTGTCATACAAATTGTTTATTTAGAGTGTTCATTTGGTTGTAAGTTTAACCTCAGTTTCTTGGGATCTCAATCACATTCGTCAGACCAAGTGTGACAATCTATTTGTCTTCCAACTATAGTATAGAAATGATACAGACGTTTGGTCTGCGTTTTTAGTTTAGATATTATGGTTGTTTAGTTAGTTTCTTTTCTCACGGTATTAAATGCCAGGTCCTGCTCTGCGGTTTGCTTGGTATCCCTCCATCTAATGGAGTGCTTCCTCAGTCGCCCATGCACACAAAAAGTCTTGCTGTCCTTAAGAGGCAGGTTGGTGAAATTCAAATCGATTCATGTGGTTTGCTAACCTAATCAGCTTTCCTCATACATTTCCATCTCTTAAGTTCAGTTGCTAAGCAAAAAGATGGTTGATACTGCCAAggagagcataggaggaagtgctACCAGTTTGGAAATATATGGCAAGATGGAAGAAGTTTTCATCAAAATGGATAGCGAAGAGAATGTGAGCCTTTTGACTCCTTGTTACTTGACTTATTTATATGTGCCAACAAAAAACAAAGCTTTTGAATCTTACAACAATTTGCGTTTGCCAATTAGATATGGGTTCTCCTTAATTTTTGTCCCGTACCTAACTACCACCTAAATGTTGTCCATGTTATTCTTTATGGAGAACTTACCAGTAAAATAATGGTAATGCTCAACATGTTGTCTTTTCAGACTGATTCTGTTGACAGGGAGTTGAAGAACTTCAAGGATGCTATTCTGCAAGAAGGCAACGGAGAAGGGAGATTGGCTAGAGAATTTGACCCTCGCAAACATATAGAAGCCCACTTGCCTGTTCGAGTGAACGAATAGAGACTGAGCAATCTGCTGCAGTCCATACTGGTTGGTGGGTGTGTTGGAGCTATGCCAGTCATCAGGATGATACCCACATCGGTCCTCTGGGGTTACTTTGCCTACATGGCCATTGACAGTCTACCAGGGAATCAGTTCTGGGAGAGGATACAACTTCTGTTCATTACAGAAAGACGACGCTACAAGTAACATCTCTGTCCCACAGCAATTCACTTCAACTGAACGATTGGGCTAGCACGGGCACAAATGCAGAGCATGTGTTTCTTCTTTGCGACTAATCATCCGATTACGATGTGGTTGCAGGGTTCTTGAAGGTCCCCATGCATCGTTTGAGGTTGATATAAGCTTTTACTGTAGTACACAATCATGAAACTCTTTTATCTTTGAGAGGTTGATATAAGCTTTTACTGTAGTACACAATCAGTTAGTGACCTAAATAATGATCTTATTCAACTAACTTTATCTTATTTTGTAGCCTTGTGCTTCTTTCTACTGCGTTGTCTTGTACCAACTAAAAATAGAGGTATTTTATCTCAGGTTCTCTACTATGTGTAATCTCGTATCAAGATTAATGAGTATCGTGATCGTATAATTTTGGTGAGTATCCATGGAATGCCCAGGTTATCCTCTAAATGCATGAGCTTTTACTTTCCTTAATTTTATAGATGCTATCATGATTCTAATTATTTTTCTAAACCACCATAGAATCCTATCAACCCATATGGCAAGGCAAAGAAAATTACAGTGGACATCATCCTAGATTTTACAAAATCAAAGGAGCAACCAGACATGGCTGTCATGATCTAAGGTTTGTTTTCAATAACCTATATTAAATTGTAACCCATGGAATAGTTCTAACATGTTTCTCGCTCTTTATAAATTAGATACTTCAACGTGATTGGATCGAACCCAGACAAATGACTAGGAGAAGCTCCAAGGCCACTTTGTCAAGGGTCTCTGCAATGCACTTACTGGTGCATGATTTACTGGAGGTTGTGCACATGAATGTGCCACGCATTGGTATGTGGGTTGGAGTTGAAGCAGGTAATTTTCACCAACATTGGTATGTGAACTGGAGTTGAAGCAGGTTATTCATTTGATGAAAGTGTGCGTATAATATTATCTCAAATCCTAGTCGCTGCTTGAACTGTTTTGTTGTCCCTATGGCAGGAGACATGATTGTCATTCCTATCCTGTGCACACTGCCTCCTCGCCGTCATTCGTCGTTGCTCTCGCAGTCCCGATACCGGAGCATGGTTGCCAGGGGAGAGCAGTCCAAGGCAAATTTGCCATGTTGGAGCAGTCACAGGAGCCAAGGGGCTGCAGTCACAGGTCCTGCTAGCCAGGATGGAGCAATCATAGGACCTCCTAGCAGTCCAAGGCAAATTTGCGAGGTGGAGTAGTTGCAACTTCTGAAACCCACGTGATAACATGCTCAAGCGTTCgtatgataaaaaagaagatggcACATAATCAAAAGAAGACCTCCTGTTTTGTGTTTGTGAACCTGTTTGTATTTTTTTGAACTTGTTTTGTGAACCTCTATCTGTAAACCTGTAAAATCTGAAGTCGTGAATATGTGAGCTTGTTTTTGTAAAATCTGAATCTGGTTTTATGAACCTCTTTGTGAGCCTGATAAATGATGAACTTGAGCCTAACATCTGTGGGTCTGAATCTGTGAGTCTGAAATCTAAAGTGAGCCTGAACATGTGAGTTTGAAATCTGAAATCTTAACCTGGCAAATGCTGAAGATGGCAAATGATGAACATGTGAGTCTGAAATTAGTGAGTGTGAACCTGTGATTCAGTCTGAAAACTGAGATTGACAGCCCTTTGCAAATGATGAAGCTGTTAATATGAACCTGTGAACATGTTTCCCTAAATCTGTAAAATTGAATTCGACGACAGTTTGTCGAGCACCACTGCTAGCTGCTAGCTGCTAGCTTAGTGTTATGATGATATCTTGCCTCGTGGTTTTGTATACCATAGTAATGTTTGTCGTTTTGTATCTATGctttatactaatttttaactttcgtggcaacgcacgggtactcacctagtaGTTAACTACTAAAATTAGTTTCCAATCAATCTAGCTcacctattagctatttttagcaaattaattagtagttagctagctaattccactgaTAACTTTGTAgttaactaactattagctctaataCATTCAAACATTTCCTAAAAGTGATTAAACTTTAGTGAACTAAAGTTTAGGAGGTGGGGACCAATCATCCCTTAATTTGGTAGTTTGGACTCTGGATCCAGCGTTGGTGGGCATTGTCTACTAACGTGACCGGTGATCAATATTGACTAGCGTGGATTCGATGATCGGTGGTCGATAGTGACAAGCGGGGCTTGAACGTCGGTCGCTTAG
This genomic window contains:
- the LOC103651563 gene encoding probable boron transporter 7, with product MHTKSLAVLKRQLLSKKMVDTAKESIGGSATSLEIYGKMEEVFIKMDSEENTDSVDRELKNFKDAILQEGNGEGRLAREFDPRKHIEAHLPVRVNE